Proteins encoded within one genomic window of Acidobacteriota bacterium:
- a CDS encoding TIGR03984 family CRISPR-associated protein — MTEFKPAPLPKLTPITPRDNFAENKGVWLVEQSGDLAAPGEQIYALIHLDDGVLWGRVENGELLVAAYQDWTPPLRTLTIQQCRLFGSQGELFIWRLSDSEWRGRKVLDQPGAEFIPEHQLLLGNREVAKLTDDFMAIREESTGLRQVVPRTVQIDNDHRLALLVHHYLSEDEDGQAIIKCSRLVGLEERDLTKEVRNGNRQ; from the coding sequence ATGACCGAATTCAAACCGGCGCCTTTGCCCAAACTGACGCCCATAACACCGCGCGACAACTTTGCTGAAAACAAAGGCGTGTGGCTGGTGGAGCAGTCGGGTGATTTAGCCGCGCCCGGCGAACAGATTTATGCGCTGATTCATCTGGATGACGGCGTGCTGTGGGGGCGCGTAGAAAACGGCGAACTGCTGGTTGCCGCATATCAAGATTGGACGCCCCCGTTGCGCACGTTGACGATTCAACAATGCCGCCTCTTCGGCTCGCAAGGTGAATTGTTCATCTGGCGTTTGTCGGACAGCGAATGGCGCGGGCGCAAAGTGCTTGACCAACCCGGCGCGGAATTCATCCCGGAACATCAACTCCTGCTCGGCAATCGCGAAGTCGCCAAGCTGACTGATGATTTCATGGCAATTCGAGAGGAAAGCACCGGCCTGCGACAGGTCGTGCCGCGCACAGTTCAGATTGATAATGACCATCGGTTGGCTTTGCTCGTTCACCATTACTTGAGCGAAGACGAAGACGGTCAGGCCATCATCAAATGCAGTCGCCTGGTTGGACTGGAAGAACGGGATTTAACCAAGGAGGTACGTAATGGCAACAGGCAATAA